The segment AGGTCGAGGAAGTCACCAGCCAGACGCTGGGCCTCGACCAGCCAGCGAGTGCCTGGAGGCAGCTGGCGCAGTTGCAGGAGCAGGCACTCGCGCAGGTCGCGGGCAGCAACGCCAGCGGGTTCGAATTGCTGGATGCGATGCAGGACGACTTCGACTTCGTCCAGTTCGATACCGAGCTCCGGATCGAAGGCCTCGACTATCTCGGAGAGGGGCTCCTCAAGGTAGCCGTCGTTGTTGATGCAATCGATCAGGGTGACCGCGATCAGGCGGTCGGTGTCGGACATGGGCGCCAGGTTGAGTTGCCAGAGCAGGTGGCTCTGCAGGCTTTCGCCAACCGAAGTGCGGGACGTGAAGTCCCACTCGTCGTCATCGTTGCTCGGCAGGCTGCTGGCGCTGGTCTGGTAGACATCTTCCCAGGCCGTGTCGACGGGGAGTTCGCTGGGGATGCGCTCGTGCCACTCGCCATCTTCCATGGCTTCGGCATTGGTCTCGACGCTGGACTCCTGGAAACTGGATTCCTGGCTGCCGGAATTAGGCTGCTGGTCACCTTCGGCCATGGGGTCGGAGGTGTCGAAATCGTCGCCATCCTCCTGCCGCTCGAGCATCGGGTTGGACTCCAGCGCTTCCTGGATCTCCTGCTGGAGATCCAAGGTGGAGAGTTGGAGCAGGCGAATGGCCTGTTGCAGCTGCGGGGTCATCGTCAGCTGCTGGCCCATCTTGAGGACTAGCGATGGTTTCATGGCAGAGGGCTTAGCACCTTATTCGCCGGCGCTTGCGCGCCATCCACTACAGGGCGCCGCAGCGCCACCAGGAAGCAAATTATATGCCTGACCTTGAAGGATTTTCCTAGCCCGCGCAACCCGTCTTGTAGGCGTGGTTGCGGGAAACTACAGGCGGAACTCGTGGCCCAGGTAGACTTCCTTCACCAACTGGTTGGCCAGGATGGCTTCCGCATCACCTTCGGCGATCAGTTGTCCGTCACTGACAATGTAGGCGGTCTCGCAGATGTCCAGGGTCTCGCGGACGTTGTGGTCGGTGATGAGTACACCGATCCCCTTCGCCTTGAGGTGGTGGATGATCTGCTTGATGTCGCCCACGGAAATCGGGTCCACACCGGCGAAGGGTTCGTCCAGCAGGATGAATTTGGGGGCCGTGGCCAGCGCGCGGGCGATTTCCACGCGACGGCGCTCACCGCCCGACAGGCTCATGCCGAGGCTGTCACGGATGTGGCTGATATGGAATTCCTGCAGCAGGCTCTCCAGCTCCTTGCGGCGTGCGGAGCGATCGAGGTCCTTGCGGGTCTCGAGGATCGCCATGATGTTGTCCGCCACACTGAGCTTGCGGAAGATCGAGGCTTCCTGCGGCAGGTAGCCGATGCCGGCACGGGCGCGGCCGTGCATCGGCTGGTGGGTGACGTCCTGCTGGTCGATCAGGACGCGTCCCTGGTCGGCTTTGACCAGGCCCACGATCATGTAGAAGCAGGTGGTCTTGCCCGCGCCGTTGGGGCCGAGGAGGCCTACGATCTGACCGCTGTCGATGGACAGGCTGACGTCGCGGACCACCTGACGGCTCTTGTAGCTCTTGGCCAGGTGCTGGGCTTTGAGAGTCGCCATTACTGTGCTTTCTGCTCTTTCTTCTTCGGCTGGATGACCATGTCGATCCGCGGACGCGGAGTGGTCACGTTACCGCCGGTGGCGCGGCCTGCGTTGACGATCTGGCGCTGGGTGTCGTAGACGATCTTCTCGCCTTCGAAGGTGTTGCCTTCCTGTACGACCTTGGCCTGGTCGAGCAGAATGATGCGCTCGTTGGCGGCGAAGTACTGGATGGTCAGGCCGTAGGCCTTGACGATCTGCTTGTCGACTGCCGGCTTCTGCTCGTAGTACGCGGGCTTGCCGACCGAGGTGAAGACCTCGATATCGCCATTGGTGTCCTGGGTGATGGTAACGGTGTCGCCGGTGATCTTG is part of the Pseudomonas lalkuanensis genome and harbors:
- the lptB gene encoding LPS export ABC transporter ATP-binding protein; translation: MATLKAQHLAKSYKSRQVVRDVSLSIDSGQIVGLLGPNGAGKTTCFYMIVGLVKADQGRVLIDQQDVTHQPMHGRARAGIGYLPQEASIFRKLSVADNIMAILETRKDLDRSARRKELESLLQEFHISHIRDSLGMSLSGGERRRVEIARALATAPKFILLDEPFAGVDPISVGDIKQIIHHLKAKGIGVLITDHNVRETLDICETAYIVSDGQLIAEGDAEAILANQLVKEVYLGHEFRL
- the lptA gene encoding lipopolysaccharide transport periplasmic protein LptA translates to MRFVNTLPLLLSLGTALGSAAAWALPTDRDQPIRVQADSAELDDKQGVAVYRGNVVITQGTLKITGDTVTITQDTNGDIEVFTSVGKPAYYEQKPAVDKQIVKAYGLTIQYFAANERIILLDQAKVVQEGNTFEGEKIVYDTQRQIVNAGRATGGNVTTPRPRIDMVIQPKKKEQKAQ